The following nucleotide sequence is from uncultured Roseateles sp..
GAAGCCGCCGAATACCACCGAGTGGGTGGCGCCAATGCGCGCGCAGGCCTGCATCGCGACCACGCCCTCGACCGACATCGACATGTAGATGACGACGCGATCGCCCTTTTTGACGCCGCGTGCCTTCAGTGCATTGGCCAGCTGGCAGGTGCGGGCCAGCAACTCGCTGTAACTGACACGCGTGGACTGGCCGTCATCGGCCTCGAAGATGATGGCCGTCTTGTCACCGAGGCCGGCCTCGACATTGCGGTCCAGGCAGTTGTACGAGACGTTCAAGGTGCCGTCCTCGAACCACTTGAAGAACGGTGCGTTCTCTTCGTTCAACACCTGGGTGAACGGCGTCTTCCAGCTCACCAGCTCACGCGCCAGGCGCGCCCAGTAGCCCTCGTAGTCGGCCTCCGCCTCGGCGCAGAGCTTTTCGTAGGCGGCCATGCCGGCGACGTGGGCGGTCTTCATCGCGGCCTCGGTGGGGTAGTACATAGCAGTCTCCTGGATGTTGTTCGTGGCTGACCCGGACTTTGGCCGAGCACTCTGACTAAGCCCTTACTCTAGAGCGAAACCGGCTGAAACTCCCGGCGCCGCTGATTTTCCTGGCCATCGCCTGACGGGTTTGTCCGGGCGACGATTTGTCACTCACGGCCCCTAGAATCGTCCACCACCTCAAGCCACAGCAAAGAACACCATGACCCAGCCCACGCCCGCTGACCGAAAACTGCGCCCGCTGCCCAACCTGATCTTCATGAGCCGCTGGCTGCAGCTGCCGCTGTATCTGGGGCTGATACTGGCGCAGGGCGTGTATGTGTTCCATTTCTGGGTGGAGTTGGTGCATCTGATCGAGGCGGCGCTGGGCGACGCCCACGCGCTGAGCAGCCTGATCCACAGCCTGGGCTACAAGGGAGCGGCGATTCTGGACGCGGCCGGCCACACGGTGGGCTACGAGCCGATCGAGAAGCTCAGCGAGACCGTCATCATGCTGGTGGTGCTGGGCCTGATCGACGTGGTGATGATCTCCAACCTGCTGATCATGGTCATCGTCGGCGGCTACGAGACCTTCGTCTCGCGCATGCACCTGGAAGGCCACCCGGATCAGCCGGAGTGGCTGAGCCATGTCAACGCCTCGGTGCTGAAGGTCAAGCTGTCCACCGCCATCATCGGCATCAGCTCGATCCATCTGCTGAAGACCTTCATCAACGCCGCCAACTACGACGAGAAGACGCTGATGTGGCAGACCTTGATCCATCTGACCTTCCTGCTGTCGGCGCTGGCGATTGCTGGCACCGACCGGCTGCTGGC
It contains:
- a CDS encoding TIGR00645 family protein; its protein translation is MTQPTPADRKLRPLPNLIFMSRWLQLPLYLGLILAQGVYVFHFWVELVHLIEAALGDAHALSSLIHSLGYKGAAILDAAGHTVGYEPIEKLSETVIMLVVLGLIDVVMISNLLIMVIVGGYETFVSRMHLEGHPDQPEWLSHVNASVLKVKLSTAIIGISSIHLLKTFINAANYDEKTLMWQTLIHLTFLLSALAIAGTDRLLAGSHAVSHPKH